AGCGTGCGCCGCAGGATATCAATGTCATTGCGGGTCACCATGCGGGCAGCAAACGCGGCAATATTGCTTTCCAGAAACTGACGCGCCTGCAACATTTCAAACGCACCGATACGGTTTTGCGCATTTGGCGACGGCTCTTCCGCCGACGGCACGCGCAGCACATAAACGCCCGACCCCTGACGGATATCCACCGTGCCTTCCAGCTCCAGCATCAGCAAGGCTTCACGCACGATGGTGCGGCTCACGCCGTAGGTTTCCGCAATATTCCGCTCCGGCGGAAGACGCGCCCCGACCGGGTACTCCCCCTGCTGGATTTTCTCCCGCAGGTCACACCCTATTTCCTGGTATTGCTTTCTGTCTTGTAGAACCACAACCTTCGTCACAATGCCACCCCGAACAGCTGAGAATTGAACACCGCTGCCGCCCCGACACGGGGCCGGATACCAGGCTGCTTCCTTTCGTCATCGTCACTGCGGCTTCACACCGCGTTCGTCAGGTCCACAGCCTAAACACGAGCCGGTGCGTCGTCCTACACCGGCTCACGTTTACAGCAATCAAACTCAGTTTACCAAACTCAGCGCCTGATCGAGTACCTTTGCACCGTTCAGGGTGCCGTAGGCCACCGAGTCGATAACGGCGATAGGAATGTGATACTCGTCGGTCAGTTTTTTGTTTTCCGTCAGCTTGAAGCGCACCTGGCGGCCCAGCAACACGGCGATAATGTCATTGCCGTAAGTCTGCAACTCATCGCGCAGGTTCTGTTCCGGGATAGCGTAAATCTGGTATTCCATACCGCGCGCCGCCGCTTCTTTTTCCATTTTAGTCACCACCAGCGAGGTAGACATGCCTGCCGAGCAGGCCAGTACGATCCGTTTCATCTTTCCCCCTATTTCTCTTCATCGTCCAGTTCGAGCGCCAGCACGCCGCTGTCCCGTACCTGTCGAAACCAGCTGGCCGATTTCTTCGCTCTGCGCTGCCGGTCGTGTTCCAGGTCTATCTCAATCAGGCCGTAGCGGTTTTTAAACGCGTTCATCGGCGAGACGTTGTCGGTAAACGCCCACAGCATGTAGCCCAGACAATTGGCTCCGTCTTCACGCGCCTTCAGCGTCCAGTAAAGATGCTCGGCGATAAACGCGATGCGGTAGTCGTCCTGTATCACGCCGTGACTGTCTTTGAACTGGCCTTCGTTTTCAATCCCCATGCCGTTTTCCGACACAAACCAGGGCACGTTGCCGTACTCCTCTTTCAGGCGCATCGCCATGTCGTAAATAATGCGGGGGTTAATCTCCCAGCCGCGCGACTTGTTCATGCGGCGGCCAGGCAGCTCGAAATGCTCGTAATAGTAAGCAGGGTGGAACGGCGTATTGCTGTGCCACGCCCGGCTGGGCGCTTTGACCCGGTGCGGGTAATAGAGATTGATGCCCACCTCATCCACGGTATTGGCGCGGATAATCGCCAGCTCTTCCTCGGTGTAATCCCACTTCACCTGATGCTTTTCCAGCAGCGCCAGCAGCTCCGCCGGGTATTCGCCTTTCAGCGCCGGGTCGAGAAAGACCCGGTTGTAGAACAAGTCATACAGGCGCGCCGCCGCCACATCATGCGCCGCGCTGGAGCGCGGATAGGTAACTTCCGGGTTGAGGATCACCCCGATGCTGCCGCCCTGCCGGTGGTAACCGTTATCGCGGAACAGCTGCACCACTTTGGCGGTTGCCAGATTCTTGTGGTGGTTCCACTGCATCCAGACGCCGGTGTCCTGCTGGTAAGGGTAGCGCACCGCGTCCAGATAGACGCGGGTCTGCACCACAATCGGCTCGTTAAAGGTGAACCAGCGTTTGACTTTGCCAGCGTAGCGGGCGAATACGGCGTCGGCATACTGCACGAACCACTCCACCACCAGCTTTGATGACCAGCCCTGATATTTCTCGAACAGCACCGCCGGGAGCTCATAGTGTTCCAGGCACAGCATGGGTTCGATGCCTTCACGCTGCATTTCATCGATCAGGTTATCGATGTAGGCGGCGTACTCTTCATCCACCACGCCGTTTTCATAGTCCAGCATGAAGCGTGACCAGTTAATCGAGGTACGAAAATGCGTCAGCCCAGCCTGCTTCATCAGCGCCACGTCTTCGCGGTAGCGGTTGTAGAAATCGGTGGCGACCGCCGGGCCGTAGCCGTTGTGCCACACCTGACGATCGCGCTTGTACCACAGATCCAGATAGGAATCCTGCCCGCTTTTCTTGCCTGACCACCCCTCGGTCTGCCAGGCGGACGCCGCCGCCCCCAGAATAAAACCTTCAGGCAGGGCCATTGATACCTTGCTCATTACCGTTCTCCCTTAGATTCAGTATTGCCATACATTCATTATTTCAATGCATTGGCCTGTGCCGCGGCCTCTGACTCCGCCTCACGCTGTGCCTGCTCAGCACGACGAGACGCTACCTTGACGAACGGCAGGTAAATCAGGGTGGCGACGATGATGCACACCACCTGTGTCACCACTGCCCCCATCGAACCGGCAGTAGACAACCAGGCGTTAATCAATGGCGGCGTAGTCCAGGGCACCATCACCACCGCTTTACCGGCAAAGCCCATGCTGGTGGCGAAGTAACCGATGGTGCCGGTGACCAGCGGCGTGATGATGAACGGGATAGCCAGAATCGGGTTGAGCATGATGGGCATCCCGAAAATCACCGGTTCATTGATGTTGAACATTCCGGGGCCGAAAGAGATCTTGGCTATCTCTTTCATTTCACGGCGTTTAGAGGCGATCATCACCGCCAGCAACAACCCGATGGTCAGCCCGGAGCCGCCGATGCTCATGTACACGTCCCAAAACGGCATGGTGATGATGTTCGGCACCTCATGCCCTTGCTCAAACGCGGTCATGTTCACCGTAATCGCCCCCAACAGCAGCGGCTCGCGGATCGGTTTGATCATCTGGTTGCCATGAATACCGATAACCCAAAACAGCTGTGCCACAAACATCAGGATCAACAGCCCCGGCAGGCTCTGCACCACCGACTCCAGCGGCTGTTGCACCACCTTATAGATAGCGTCATACAGGTACATGCCGGTCACTTTCTGGAAGGTAAAGCCGAAGGTCGCCACCAGCGTCACGGTGATGATCGCCGGGATCAACGCCGAGAACGACGCGGACACATTCGGCGGCACGCTGTCCGGCATCTTGATGCGCAGCCGGTTTACCGATTCCAGCTTCGAGTAGATTTCCACCGACGCAATGGCGATAAACATGCCGAGAAACAGGCTCTTGGTGTCGGAGAACTGGCGCGCCAGCACGTCTTTCACCGGCAGCGTCTGACCGTTGATCACCATATCAATGGTGGTCGGGGTAATAGAAATAAAGCAGATCACCGCCAGCAAGCCGGGGAACAGGCTACGAGAGCCGTTGATCTTTCCAAGCTCGATGCCTATCAGGAACACCGCACCAATGGTGAGGAAATTGAGCGTGGCGTAGTTAATGCCGCTCATGATCGGTTTGAGCGGTGCCAGAAATGAAAACAGAGCGAAACTCGCCAGCCCGTTCTTCGGGTCCAGCACCATGTTGGAGATCAACACAGAGAACGCGCCCACGATGATCACCGGCATCAGCGTGATGAACGAGGCTTTGATAGCCATGATGTATCTCAGGCTGTTGAACTGGTTGGCGAACGATCCGAGTGAATCGATGGCCCTATCCTTGAATGACATAACTCCACCTCTTTGATTTACCTGAACTTCAGGGGTTGTTGTTATCAGAGGCTATCGCCCCCGTAGTGGCCGTTACGCGCGCAAGAGAATGGACGGCAGGTTCAGCGCTTTCGCGTTTGGCATACCAAAAATAAAACAAACGAAT
This sequence is a window from Dickeya aquatica. Protein-coding genes within it:
- a CDS encoding FCD domain-containing protein; protein product: MTKVVVLQDRKQYQEIGCDLREKIQQGEYPVGARLPPERNIAETYGVSRTIVREALLMLELEGTVDIRQGSGVYVLRVPSAEEPSPNAQNRIGAFEMLQARQFLESNIAAFAARMVTRNDIDILRRTLEQEQAAIAANDYRSDFDKIFHLQVAGATQNQMLLETVSNIWSCRDESPIWQQLYSHVGNHGYRLKWLADHQTILAALRRRDVSGSYQAMWQHLENVKTTLMEISDAEAPEFDGYLFDSVPIFQGKLV
- a CDS encoding PTS sugar transporter subunit IIB produces the protein MKRIVLACSAGMSTSLVVTKMEKEAAARGMEYQIYAIPEQNLRDELQTYGNDIIAVLLGRQVRFKLTENKKLTDEYHIPIAVIDSVAYGTLNGAKVLDQALSLVN
- a CDS encoding glycoside hydrolase family 1 protein; this translates as MSKVSMALPEGFILGAAASAWQTEGWSGKKSGQDSYLDLWYKRDRQVWHNGYGPAVATDFYNRYREDVALMKQAGLTHFRTSINWSRFMLDYENGVVDEEYAAYIDNLIDEMQREGIEPMLCLEHYELPAVLFEKYQGWSSKLVVEWFVQYADAVFARYAGKVKRWFTFNEPIVVQTRVYLDAVRYPYQQDTGVWMQWNHHKNLATAKVVQLFRDNGYHRQGGSIGVILNPEVTYPRSSAAHDVAAARLYDLFYNRVFLDPALKGEYPAELLALLEKHQVKWDYTEEELAIIRANTVDEVGINLYYPHRVKAPSRAWHSNTPFHPAYYYEHFELPGRRMNKSRGWEINPRIIYDMAMRLKEEYGNVPWFVSENGMGIENEGQFKDSHGVIQDDYRIAFIAEHLYWTLKAREDGANCLGYMLWAFTDNVSPMNAFKNRYGLIEIDLEHDRQRRAKKSASWFRQVRDSGVLALELDDEEK
- a CDS encoding PTS sugar transporter subunit IIC; its protein translation is MSFKDRAIDSLGSFANQFNSLRYIMAIKASFITLMPVIIVGAFSVLISNMVLDPKNGLASFALFSFLAPLKPIMSGINYATLNFLTIGAVFLIGIELGKINGSRSLFPGLLAVICFISITPTTIDMVINGQTLPVKDVLARQFSDTKSLFLGMFIAIASVEIYSKLESVNRLRIKMPDSVPPNVSASFSALIPAIITVTLVATFGFTFQKVTGMYLYDAIYKVVQQPLESVVQSLPGLLILMFVAQLFWVIGIHGNQMIKPIREPLLLGAITVNMTAFEQGHEVPNIITMPFWDVYMSIGGSGLTIGLLLAVMIASKRREMKEIAKISFGPGMFNINEPVIFGMPIMLNPILAIPFIITPLVTGTIGYFATSMGFAGKAVVMVPWTTPPLINAWLSTAGSMGAVVTQVVCIIVATLIYLPFVKVASRRAEQAQREAESEAAAQANALK